One Osmerus eperlanus chromosome 16, fOsmEpe2.1, whole genome shotgun sequence DNA segment encodes these proteins:
- the fubp1 gene encoding far upstream element-binding protein 1 isoform X5, producing MADYSNVAPPSSNAGGGMNDAFKDALQRARQIAAKIGGDGVTPSPSTNEFGYGGQKRPLEDADDCWTSLNSRGHREGMNSPFSDQPETKKVAPNDPFSAAMGGMGGMGGPSRSSSEEFKVPDGMVGFIIGRGGEQISRMQQESGCKIQIAPDSGGMPDRSVTLTGSPDAIQAAKRLLTEIVEKGRPTPAFHHNEGPGMSVQEIMVPASKAGLVIGKGGETIKQLQERAGVKMVMIQEGPQNTGADKPLRISGEPFKVQQAKEMVMELIREQGFREQRGEYGSRMGGGGGGGGGGGGGNGGGGGEGLDVPVPRFAVGIVIGRNGEMIKKIQSDTGVRIQFKPDDGSTPERIAQIMGPPDQAQHAAEIISDLLRSVQAGGPPGHGGRGRGRGQGNWNMGPPGGLQEFTFTVPTMKTGLIIGKGGETIKGISQQSGARIELQRNPPPNADPNIKMFTVRGSHQQIDYARQLVEEKIGGPVTPMGGPHGPPGPPGPHGGPSPHGPPGPPAPMGPYNPGPYNQGPPGPHGPPAPYQPQGWGNGFPHWQQGQPDPAAADANAAAWAAYYSQYQQQPQAPMTPTGGAPGTAQTNGQGQQSQQPQDYTKAWEEYYKKQGQAAPQATAAAAATQPGGQPDYSAAWAEYYRQQAAYYGTGSPQAMGGAPQAPQGQ from the exons ATGGCTGACTACTCGAACGTGGCTCCGCCGTCCTCAAATGCTGGTGGTGGAATGAACGACGCGTTTAAAGACGCACTACAGCGAGCACGACAG ATCGCTGCAAAAATTGGAGGAGATGGTGTGACTCCTTCACCTTCAACCAACGAATTTGGATACGGTGGCCAGAAGAGGCCCTTAGAAGATGCCG ATGACTGTTGGACAAGTCTGAACAGTAGAGGTCACCGGGAGGGAATGAACTCTCCTTTCTCAG ACCAACCAGAAACAAAAAAGGTGGCACCAAATGACC CATTTTCGGCAGCAATGGGTGGCATGGGAGGAATGGGTGGTCCCTCAAG ATCGTCTTCAGAGGAATTCAAGGTCCCTGATGGAATGGTTGGATTCA TTATTGGAAGAGGCGGAGAGCAGATATCCCGCATGCAACAGGAATCAGGCTGTAAAATACAGATTGCCCCCG ACAGCGGAGGTATGCCTGATAGGTCGGTGACATTAACCGGATCCCCCGATGCCATCCA GGCTGCTAAGAGGCTGCTAACAGAGATCGTGGAGAAGGGAAGACCAACGCCTGCGTTCCACCACAATGAAGGACCAGGCATGTCCGTCCAAGAGATCATGGTCCCTGCCTCCAAAGCTGGCCTGGTGAtcgggaaggggggagagaccaTCAAGCAACTTCAG GAACGAGCCGGCGTGAAGATGGTCATGATCCAAGAAGGACCGCAGAACACAGGCGCAGACAAACCTCTCCGGATATCTGGAGAGCCTTTTAAAGTTCAG cAAGCTAAAGAGATGGTGATGGAGCTGATCAGAGAGCAGGGattcagggagcagaggggcgaGTACGGCTCccggatgggagggggaggaggcggaggaggaggtggcggcGGCGGCaacggtggaggaggaggagaaggcttAGAT GTCCCGGTCCCTAGATTTGCCGTGGGTATCGTGATCGGACGAAACGGAGAAATGATCAAGAAAATTCAAAGCGACACAGGTGTTAGGATCCAGTTCAAACCAG ATGACGGCAGCACGCCGGAGAGGATAGCTCAGATCATGGGACCTCCCGACCAGGCCCAGCATGCGGCGGAGATCATCTCCGACCTGCTGAGGAGCGTCCAGGCTGGGGGGCCTCCCGGCCACGGGGGCAGGGGCCGGGGTCGGGGCCAAGGCAACTGGAACATGGGTCCCCCTGGGGGCCTGCAGGAGTTCACCTTCACTGTCCCTACCATGAAGACTGGCCTGATCATCGGCAAAG GGGGCGAGACCATCAAAGGGATCAGCCAGCAGTCCGGGGCCAGGATCGAGCTGCAGAGGAACCCTCCGCCCAACGCTGACCCCAACATCAAGATGTTCACCGTCCGGGGCTCACACCAACAGATAGACTATGCCAGGCAGCTGGTCGAGGAGAAGATTGGG GGTCCGGTCACACCAATGGGAGGCCCTCAtgggccccctggcccccccggcCCACACGGTGGCCCGTCCCCACACGGCCCCCCTGGGCCTCCTGCTCCCATGGGCCCCTACAACCCAGGCCCCTACAACCAGGGACCACCAGGGCCACA cGGTCCTCCTGCTCCGTACCAGCCTCAGGGCTGGGGCAACGGCTTCCCACACTGGCAGCAGGGCCAGCCAGACCCCG CAGCCGCAGATGCCAACGCAGCAGCCTGGGCAGCCTATTACTCCCAGTACCAGCAGCAGCCTCAGGCCCCCATGACCCCAACCGGCGGAGCCCCGGGAACGGCACAGACCAACGGCCAAG GTCAGCAGAGCCAACAGCCACAGGACTACACCAAGGCATGGGAGGAGTACTACAAGAAACAAG GCCAAGCCGCTCCCCAGGCCACGGCGGCAGCAGCGGCTACCCAGCCAGGCGGCCAGCCGGACTACAGCGCTGCCTGGGCAGAGTACTACCGCCAGCAGGCTGCCTACTACGGCACGGGGAGCCCCCAGGCCATGGGCGGAGCCCCGCAAGCCCCTCAG GGCCAGTAA
- the fubp1 gene encoding far upstream element-binding protein 1 isoform X2, whose protein sequence is MADYSNVAPPSSNAGGGMNDAFKDALQRARQIAAKIGGDGVTPSPSTNEFGYGGQKRPLEDADDCWTSLNSRGHREGMNSPFSDQPETKKVAPNDPFSAAMGGMGGMGGPSRSSSEEFKVPDGMVGFIIGRGGEQISRMQQESGCKIQIAPDSGGMPDRSVTLTGSPDAIQAAKRLLTEIVEKGRPTPAFHHNEGPGMSVQEIMVPASKAGLVIGKGGETIKQLQERAGVKMVMIQEGPQNTGADKPLRISGEPFKVQQAKEMVMELIREQGFREQRGEYGSRMGGGGGGGGGGGGGNGGGGGEGLDVPVPRFAVGIVIGRNGEMIKKIQSDTGVRIQFKPDDGSTPERIAQIMGPPDQAQHAAEIISDLLRSVQAGGPPGHGGRGRGRGQGNWNMGPPGGLQEFTFTVPTMKTGLIIGKGGETIKGISQQSGARIELQRNPPPNADPNIKMFTVRGSHQQIDYARQLVEEKIGGPVTPMGGPHGPPGPPGPHGGPSPHGPPGPPAPMGPYNPGPYNQGPPGPHGPPAPYQPQGWGNGFPHWQQGQPDPAAADANAAAWAAYYSQYQQQPQAPMTPTGGAPGTAQTNGQGDPQAPGQSGQADYTKAWEEYYKKLGQQSQQPQDYTKAWEEYYKKQGQAAPQATAAAAATQPGGQPDYSAAWAEYYRQQAAYYGTGSPQAMGGAPQAPQGQ, encoded by the exons ATGGCTGACTACTCGAACGTGGCTCCGCCGTCCTCAAATGCTGGTGGTGGAATGAACGACGCGTTTAAAGACGCACTACAGCGAGCACGACAG ATCGCTGCAAAAATTGGAGGAGATGGTGTGACTCCTTCACCTTCAACCAACGAATTTGGATACGGTGGCCAGAAGAGGCCCTTAGAAGATGCCG ATGACTGTTGGACAAGTCTGAACAGTAGAGGTCACCGGGAGGGAATGAACTCTCCTTTCTCAG ACCAACCAGAAACAAAAAAGGTGGCACCAAATGACC CATTTTCGGCAGCAATGGGTGGCATGGGAGGAATGGGTGGTCCCTCAAG ATCGTCTTCAGAGGAATTCAAGGTCCCTGATGGAATGGTTGGATTCA TTATTGGAAGAGGCGGAGAGCAGATATCCCGCATGCAACAGGAATCAGGCTGTAAAATACAGATTGCCCCCG ACAGCGGAGGTATGCCTGATAGGTCGGTGACATTAACCGGATCCCCCGATGCCATCCA GGCTGCTAAGAGGCTGCTAACAGAGATCGTGGAGAAGGGAAGACCAACGCCTGCGTTCCACCACAATGAAGGACCAGGCATGTCCGTCCAAGAGATCATGGTCCCTGCCTCCAAAGCTGGCCTGGTGAtcgggaaggggggagagaccaTCAAGCAACTTCAG GAACGAGCCGGCGTGAAGATGGTCATGATCCAAGAAGGACCGCAGAACACAGGCGCAGACAAACCTCTCCGGATATCTGGAGAGCCTTTTAAAGTTCAG cAAGCTAAAGAGATGGTGATGGAGCTGATCAGAGAGCAGGGattcagggagcagaggggcgaGTACGGCTCccggatgggagggggaggaggcggaggaggaggtggcggcGGCGGCaacggtggaggaggaggagaaggcttAGAT GTCCCGGTCCCTAGATTTGCCGTGGGTATCGTGATCGGACGAAACGGAGAAATGATCAAGAAAATTCAAAGCGACACAGGTGTTAGGATCCAGTTCAAACCAG ATGACGGCAGCACGCCGGAGAGGATAGCTCAGATCATGGGACCTCCCGACCAGGCCCAGCATGCGGCGGAGATCATCTCCGACCTGCTGAGGAGCGTCCAGGCTGGGGGGCCTCCCGGCCACGGGGGCAGGGGCCGGGGTCGGGGCCAAGGCAACTGGAACATGGGTCCCCCTGGGGGCCTGCAGGAGTTCACCTTCACTGTCCCTACCATGAAGACTGGCCTGATCATCGGCAAAG GGGGCGAGACCATCAAAGGGATCAGCCAGCAGTCCGGGGCCAGGATCGAGCTGCAGAGGAACCCTCCGCCCAACGCTGACCCCAACATCAAGATGTTCACCGTCCGGGGCTCACACCAACAGATAGACTATGCCAGGCAGCTGGTCGAGGAGAAGATTGGG GGTCCGGTCACACCAATGGGAGGCCCTCAtgggccccctggcccccccggcCCACACGGTGGCCCGTCCCCACACGGCCCCCCTGGGCCTCCTGCTCCCATGGGCCCCTACAACCCAGGCCCCTACAACCAGGGACCACCAGGGCCACA cGGTCCTCCTGCTCCGTACCAGCCTCAGGGCTGGGGCAACGGCTTCCCACACTGGCAGCAGGGCCAGCCAGACCCCG CAGCCGCAGATGCCAACGCAGCAGCCTGGGCAGCCTATTACTCCCAGTACCAGCAGCAGCCTCAGGCCCCCATGACCCCAACCGGCGGAGCCCCGGGAACGGCACAGACCAACGGCCAAG GTGACCCGCAGGCTCCAGGTCAGAGTGGACAGGCAGATTACACCAAGGCCTGGGAGGAATATTACAAGAAATTGG GTCAGCAGAGCCAACAGCCACAGGACTACACCAAGGCATGGGAGGAGTACTACAAGAAACAAG GCCAAGCCGCTCCCCAGGCCACGGCGGCAGCAGCGGCTACCCAGCCAGGCGGCCAGCCGGACTACAGCGCTGCCTGGGCAGAGTACTACCGCCAGCAGGCTGCCTACTACGGCACGGGGAGCCCCCAGGCCATGGGCGGAGCCCCGCAAGCCCCTCAG GGCCAGTAA
- the fubp1 gene encoding far upstream element-binding protein 1 isoform X4, producing the protein MADYSNVAPPSSNAGGGMNDAFKDALQRARQIAAKIGGDGVTPSPSTNEFGYGGQKRPLEDADDCWTSLNSRGHREGMNSPFSDQPETKKVAPNDPFSAAMGGMGGMGGPSRSSSEEFKVPDGMVGFIIGRGGEQISRMQQESGCKIQIAPDSGGMPDRSVTLTGSPDAIQAAKRLLTEIVEKGRPTPAFHHNEGPGMSVQEIMVPASKAGLVIGKGGETIKQLQERAGVKMVMIQEGPQNTGADKPLRISGEPFKVQQAKEMVMELIREQGFREQRGEYGSRMGGGGGGGGGGGGGNGGGGGEGLDVPVPRFAVGIVIGRNGEMIKKIQSDTGVRIQFKPDDGSTPERIAQIMGPPDQAQHAAEIISDLLRSVQAGGPPGHGGRGRGRGQGNWNMGPPGGLQEFTFTVPTMKTGLIIGKGGETIKGISQQSGARIELQRNPPPNADPNIKMFTVRGSHQQIDYARQLVEEKIGGPVTPMGGPHGPPGPPGPHGGPSPHGPPGPPAPMGPYNPGPYNQGPPGPHGPPAPYQPQGWGNGFPHWQQGQPDPGKAAADANAAAWAAYYSQYQQQPQAPMTPTGGAPGTAQTNGQGQQSQQPQDYTKAWEEYYKKQGQAAPQATAAAAATQPGGQPDYSAAWAEYYRQQAAYYGTGSPQAMGGAPQAPQGQ; encoded by the exons ATGGCTGACTACTCGAACGTGGCTCCGCCGTCCTCAAATGCTGGTGGTGGAATGAACGACGCGTTTAAAGACGCACTACAGCGAGCACGACAG ATCGCTGCAAAAATTGGAGGAGATGGTGTGACTCCTTCACCTTCAACCAACGAATTTGGATACGGTGGCCAGAAGAGGCCCTTAGAAGATGCCG ATGACTGTTGGACAAGTCTGAACAGTAGAGGTCACCGGGAGGGAATGAACTCTCCTTTCTCAG ACCAACCAGAAACAAAAAAGGTGGCACCAAATGACC CATTTTCGGCAGCAATGGGTGGCATGGGAGGAATGGGTGGTCCCTCAAG ATCGTCTTCAGAGGAATTCAAGGTCCCTGATGGAATGGTTGGATTCA TTATTGGAAGAGGCGGAGAGCAGATATCCCGCATGCAACAGGAATCAGGCTGTAAAATACAGATTGCCCCCG ACAGCGGAGGTATGCCTGATAGGTCGGTGACATTAACCGGATCCCCCGATGCCATCCA GGCTGCTAAGAGGCTGCTAACAGAGATCGTGGAGAAGGGAAGACCAACGCCTGCGTTCCACCACAATGAAGGACCAGGCATGTCCGTCCAAGAGATCATGGTCCCTGCCTCCAAAGCTGGCCTGGTGAtcgggaaggggggagagaccaTCAAGCAACTTCAG GAACGAGCCGGCGTGAAGATGGTCATGATCCAAGAAGGACCGCAGAACACAGGCGCAGACAAACCTCTCCGGATATCTGGAGAGCCTTTTAAAGTTCAG cAAGCTAAAGAGATGGTGATGGAGCTGATCAGAGAGCAGGGattcagggagcagaggggcgaGTACGGCTCccggatgggagggggaggaggcggaggaggaggtggcggcGGCGGCaacggtggaggaggaggagaaggcttAGAT GTCCCGGTCCCTAGATTTGCCGTGGGTATCGTGATCGGACGAAACGGAGAAATGATCAAGAAAATTCAAAGCGACACAGGTGTTAGGATCCAGTTCAAACCAG ATGACGGCAGCACGCCGGAGAGGATAGCTCAGATCATGGGACCTCCCGACCAGGCCCAGCATGCGGCGGAGATCATCTCCGACCTGCTGAGGAGCGTCCAGGCTGGGGGGCCTCCCGGCCACGGGGGCAGGGGCCGGGGTCGGGGCCAAGGCAACTGGAACATGGGTCCCCCTGGGGGCCTGCAGGAGTTCACCTTCACTGTCCCTACCATGAAGACTGGCCTGATCATCGGCAAAG GGGGCGAGACCATCAAAGGGATCAGCCAGCAGTCCGGGGCCAGGATCGAGCTGCAGAGGAACCCTCCGCCCAACGCTGACCCCAACATCAAGATGTTCACCGTCCGGGGCTCACACCAACAGATAGACTATGCCAGGCAGCTGGTCGAGGAGAAGATTGGG GGTCCGGTCACACCAATGGGAGGCCCTCAtgggccccctggcccccccggcCCACACGGTGGCCCGTCCCCACACGGCCCCCCTGGGCCTCCTGCTCCCATGGGCCCCTACAACCCAGGCCCCTACAACCAGGGACCACCAGGGCCACA cGGTCCTCCTGCTCCGTACCAGCCTCAGGGCTGGGGCAACGGCTTCCCACACTGGCAGCAGGGCCAGCCAGACCCCG GTAAAGCAGCCGCAGATGCCAACGCAGCAGCCTGGGCAGCCTATTACTCCCAGTACCAGCAGCAGCCTCAGGCCCCCATGACCCCAACCGGCGGAGCCCCGGGAACGGCACAGACCAACGGCCAAG GTCAGCAGAGCCAACAGCCACAGGACTACACCAAGGCATGGGAGGAGTACTACAAGAAACAAG GCCAAGCCGCTCCCCAGGCCACGGCGGCAGCAGCGGCTACCCAGCCAGGCGGCCAGCCGGACTACAGCGCTGCCTGGGCAGAGTACTACCGCCAGCAGGCTGCCTACTACGGCACGGGGAGCCCCCAGGCCATGGGCGGAGCCCCGCAAGCCCCTCAG GGCCAGTAA
- the fubp1 gene encoding far upstream element-binding protein 1 isoform X1, with amino-acid sequence MADYSNVAPPSSNAGGGMNDAFKDALQRARQIAAKIGGDGVTPSPSTNEFGYGGQKRPLEDADDCWTSLNSRGHREGMNSPFSDQPETKKVAPNDPFSAAMGGMGGMGGPSRSSSEEFKVPDGMVGFIIGRGGEQISRMQQESGCKIQIAPDSGGMPDRSVTLTGSPDAIQAAKRLLTEIVEKGRPTPAFHHNEGPGMSVQEIMVPASKAGLVIGKGGETIKQLQERAGVKMVMIQEGPQNTGADKPLRISGEPFKVQQAKEMVMELIREQGFREQRGEYGSRMGGGGGGGGGGGGGNGGGGGEGLDVPVPRFAVGIVIGRNGEMIKKIQSDTGVRIQFKPDDGSTPERIAQIMGPPDQAQHAAEIISDLLRSVQAGGPPGHGGRGRGRGQGNWNMGPPGGLQEFTFTVPTMKTGLIIGKGGETIKGISQQSGARIELQRNPPPNADPNIKMFTVRGSHQQIDYARQLVEEKIGGPVTPMGGPHGPPGPPGPHGGPSPHGPPGPPAPMGPYNPGPYNQGPPGPHGPPAPYQPQGWGNGFPHWQQGQPDPGKAAADANAAAWAAYYSQYQQQPQAPMTPTGGAPGTAQTNGQGDPQAPGQSGQADYTKAWEEYYKKLGQQSQQPQDYTKAWEEYYKKQGQAAPQATAAAAATQPGGQPDYSAAWAEYYRQQAAYYGTGSPQAMGGAPQAPQGQ; translated from the exons ATGGCTGACTACTCGAACGTGGCTCCGCCGTCCTCAAATGCTGGTGGTGGAATGAACGACGCGTTTAAAGACGCACTACAGCGAGCACGACAG ATCGCTGCAAAAATTGGAGGAGATGGTGTGACTCCTTCACCTTCAACCAACGAATTTGGATACGGTGGCCAGAAGAGGCCCTTAGAAGATGCCG ATGACTGTTGGACAAGTCTGAACAGTAGAGGTCACCGGGAGGGAATGAACTCTCCTTTCTCAG ACCAACCAGAAACAAAAAAGGTGGCACCAAATGACC CATTTTCGGCAGCAATGGGTGGCATGGGAGGAATGGGTGGTCCCTCAAG ATCGTCTTCAGAGGAATTCAAGGTCCCTGATGGAATGGTTGGATTCA TTATTGGAAGAGGCGGAGAGCAGATATCCCGCATGCAACAGGAATCAGGCTGTAAAATACAGATTGCCCCCG ACAGCGGAGGTATGCCTGATAGGTCGGTGACATTAACCGGATCCCCCGATGCCATCCA GGCTGCTAAGAGGCTGCTAACAGAGATCGTGGAGAAGGGAAGACCAACGCCTGCGTTCCACCACAATGAAGGACCAGGCATGTCCGTCCAAGAGATCATGGTCCCTGCCTCCAAAGCTGGCCTGGTGAtcgggaaggggggagagaccaTCAAGCAACTTCAG GAACGAGCCGGCGTGAAGATGGTCATGATCCAAGAAGGACCGCAGAACACAGGCGCAGACAAACCTCTCCGGATATCTGGAGAGCCTTTTAAAGTTCAG cAAGCTAAAGAGATGGTGATGGAGCTGATCAGAGAGCAGGGattcagggagcagaggggcgaGTACGGCTCccggatgggagggggaggaggcggaggaggaggtggcggcGGCGGCaacggtggaggaggaggagaaggcttAGAT GTCCCGGTCCCTAGATTTGCCGTGGGTATCGTGATCGGACGAAACGGAGAAATGATCAAGAAAATTCAAAGCGACACAGGTGTTAGGATCCAGTTCAAACCAG ATGACGGCAGCACGCCGGAGAGGATAGCTCAGATCATGGGACCTCCCGACCAGGCCCAGCATGCGGCGGAGATCATCTCCGACCTGCTGAGGAGCGTCCAGGCTGGGGGGCCTCCCGGCCACGGGGGCAGGGGCCGGGGTCGGGGCCAAGGCAACTGGAACATGGGTCCCCCTGGGGGCCTGCAGGAGTTCACCTTCACTGTCCCTACCATGAAGACTGGCCTGATCATCGGCAAAG GGGGCGAGACCATCAAAGGGATCAGCCAGCAGTCCGGGGCCAGGATCGAGCTGCAGAGGAACCCTCCGCCCAACGCTGACCCCAACATCAAGATGTTCACCGTCCGGGGCTCACACCAACAGATAGACTATGCCAGGCAGCTGGTCGAGGAGAAGATTGGG GGTCCGGTCACACCAATGGGAGGCCCTCAtgggccccctggcccccccggcCCACACGGTGGCCCGTCCCCACACGGCCCCCCTGGGCCTCCTGCTCCCATGGGCCCCTACAACCCAGGCCCCTACAACCAGGGACCACCAGGGCCACA cGGTCCTCCTGCTCCGTACCAGCCTCAGGGCTGGGGCAACGGCTTCCCACACTGGCAGCAGGGCCAGCCAGACCCCG GTAAAGCAGCCGCAGATGCCAACGCAGCAGCCTGGGCAGCCTATTACTCCCAGTACCAGCAGCAGCCTCAGGCCCCCATGACCCCAACCGGCGGAGCCCCGGGAACGGCACAGACCAACGGCCAAG GTGACCCGCAGGCTCCAGGTCAGAGTGGACAGGCAGATTACACCAAGGCCTGGGAGGAATATTACAAGAAATTGG GTCAGCAGAGCCAACAGCCACAGGACTACACCAAGGCATGGGAGGAGTACTACAAGAAACAAG GCCAAGCCGCTCCCCAGGCCACGGCGGCAGCAGCGGCTACCCAGCCAGGCGGCCAGCCGGACTACAGCGCTGCCTGGGCAGAGTACTACCGCCAGCAGGCTGCCTACTACGGCACGGGGAGCCCCCAGGCCATGGGCGGAGCCCCGCAAGCCCCTCAG GGCCAGTAA
- the fubp1 gene encoding far upstream element-binding protein 1 isoform X6, with the protein MADYSNVAPPSSNAGGGMNDAFKDALQRARQIAAKIGGDGVTPSPSTNEFGYGGQKRPLEDADQPETKKVAPNDPFSAAMGGMGGMGGPSRSSSEEFKVPDGMVGFIIGRGGEQISRMQQESGCKIQIAPDSGGMPDRSVTLTGSPDAIQAAKRLLTEIVEKGRPTPAFHHNEGPGMSVQEIMVPASKAGLVIGKGGETIKQLQERAGVKMVMIQEGPQNTGADKPLRISGEPFKVQQAKEMVMELIREQGFREQRGEYGSRMGGGGGGGGGGGGGNGGGGGEGLDVPVPRFAVGIVIGRNGEMIKKIQSDTGVRIQFKPDDGSTPERIAQIMGPPDQAQHAAEIISDLLRSVQAGGPPGHGGRGRGRGQGNWNMGPPGGLQEFTFTVPTMKTGLIIGKGGETIKGISQQSGARIELQRNPPPNADPNIKMFTVRGSHQQIDYARQLVEEKIGGPVTPMGGPHGPPGPPGPHGGPSPHGPPGPPAPMGPYNPGPYNQGPPGPHGPPAPYQPQGWGNGFPHWQQGQPDPGKAAADANAAAWAAYYSQYQQQPQAPMTPTGGAPGTAQTNGQGQQSQQPQDYTKAWEEYYKKQGQAAPQATAAAAATQPGGQPDYSAAWAEYYRQQAAYYGTGSPQAMGGAPQAPQGQ; encoded by the exons ATGGCTGACTACTCGAACGTGGCTCCGCCGTCCTCAAATGCTGGTGGTGGAATGAACGACGCGTTTAAAGACGCACTACAGCGAGCACGACAG ATCGCTGCAAAAATTGGAGGAGATGGTGTGACTCCTTCACCTTCAACCAACGAATTTGGATACGGTGGCCAGAAGAGGCCCTTAGAAGATGCCG ACCAACCAGAAACAAAAAAGGTGGCACCAAATGACC CATTTTCGGCAGCAATGGGTGGCATGGGAGGAATGGGTGGTCCCTCAAG ATCGTCTTCAGAGGAATTCAAGGTCCCTGATGGAATGGTTGGATTCA TTATTGGAAGAGGCGGAGAGCAGATATCCCGCATGCAACAGGAATCAGGCTGTAAAATACAGATTGCCCCCG ACAGCGGAGGTATGCCTGATAGGTCGGTGACATTAACCGGATCCCCCGATGCCATCCA GGCTGCTAAGAGGCTGCTAACAGAGATCGTGGAGAAGGGAAGACCAACGCCTGCGTTCCACCACAATGAAGGACCAGGCATGTCCGTCCAAGAGATCATGGTCCCTGCCTCCAAAGCTGGCCTGGTGAtcgggaaggggggagagaccaTCAAGCAACTTCAG GAACGAGCCGGCGTGAAGATGGTCATGATCCAAGAAGGACCGCAGAACACAGGCGCAGACAAACCTCTCCGGATATCTGGAGAGCCTTTTAAAGTTCAG cAAGCTAAAGAGATGGTGATGGAGCTGATCAGAGAGCAGGGattcagggagcagaggggcgaGTACGGCTCccggatgggagggggaggaggcggaggaggaggtggcggcGGCGGCaacggtggaggaggaggagaaggcttAGAT GTCCCGGTCCCTAGATTTGCCGTGGGTATCGTGATCGGACGAAACGGAGAAATGATCAAGAAAATTCAAAGCGACACAGGTGTTAGGATCCAGTTCAAACCAG ATGACGGCAGCACGCCGGAGAGGATAGCTCAGATCATGGGACCTCCCGACCAGGCCCAGCATGCGGCGGAGATCATCTCCGACCTGCTGAGGAGCGTCCAGGCTGGGGGGCCTCCCGGCCACGGGGGCAGGGGCCGGGGTCGGGGCCAAGGCAACTGGAACATGGGTCCCCCTGGGGGCCTGCAGGAGTTCACCTTCACTGTCCCTACCATGAAGACTGGCCTGATCATCGGCAAAG GGGGCGAGACCATCAAAGGGATCAGCCAGCAGTCCGGGGCCAGGATCGAGCTGCAGAGGAACCCTCCGCCCAACGCTGACCCCAACATCAAGATGTTCACCGTCCGGGGCTCACACCAACAGATAGACTATGCCAGGCAGCTGGTCGAGGAGAAGATTGGG GGTCCGGTCACACCAATGGGAGGCCCTCAtgggccccctggcccccccggcCCACACGGTGGCCCGTCCCCACACGGCCCCCCTGGGCCTCCTGCTCCCATGGGCCCCTACAACCCAGGCCCCTACAACCAGGGACCACCAGGGCCACA cGGTCCTCCTGCTCCGTACCAGCCTCAGGGCTGGGGCAACGGCTTCCCACACTGGCAGCAGGGCCAGCCAGACCCCG GTAAAGCAGCCGCAGATGCCAACGCAGCAGCCTGGGCAGCCTATTACTCCCAGTACCAGCAGCAGCCTCAGGCCCCCATGACCCCAACCGGCGGAGCCCCGGGAACGGCACAGACCAACGGCCAAG GTCAGCAGAGCCAACAGCCACAGGACTACACCAAGGCATGGGAGGAGTACTACAAGAAACAAG GCCAAGCCGCTCCCCAGGCCACGGCGGCAGCAGCGGCTACCCAGCCAGGCGGCCAGCCGGACTACAGCGCTGCCTGGGCAGAGTACTACCGCCAGCAGGCTGCCTACTACGGCACGGGGAGCCCCCAGGCCATGGGCGGAGCCCCGCAAGCCCCTCAG GGCCAGTAA